The segment TGGATTTGGGAGTTGATTTCAGCCCTGTTGAAACCGTGATCCAAATCGGAAGTCCCAAAGGAGTAGCACGATTCATGCAGCGAGCCGGCCGCAGCGGACATCAACCCGGTTCCACCAGCAGAATTTATTTTGTTCCCACCCATGCCCTGGAGTTGGTTGAAGCTGCTGCCTTAAAATCGGCCATCCACTCCGATGAAATGGAAAGTCGCGAGCCGATTCTAAAACCCTATGATGCATTGATTCAGTACCTGGTAACTCTTGCTGTTTCAGATGGATTTTATCCCGATGAAATTTTCACAGAAGTAAAAGACACCTTCGCCTATCAAACGTTATCCGAAAAAGAATGGAAGGATATTCTGCTATTCATCACCGTTGGCGGAAAATCACTGAGCAGATATAACGAATATTCAAAAGTAGAAATTGATGAGGACGGACTGTATAAGGTAACCAGCCGGAAAATCGCCCGCCGGCATCGTATGAGCATTGGAACCATTGCCAGCGATGCCATGCTACGGGTAAAATACATGAGCGGGAAATCACTGGGAGCCGTTGAAGAATGGTTTATTGCTCAACTTAATGTTGGAGATACCTTTTGGTTTGCAGGCCGTAATCTCGAGCTTATAAAAATGAAGGACATGACGGTCTATGTTCGAAGAGCAAAGGGCACTTCTTCCAAAGTTCCCAGCTATATGGGAGGGCGCATGTCTCTTTCTTCTAACATGACCCATATTCTTCGCAAAAAAATGCATCAGGCCGTTGCAGGTGGTTATGATGATGTCGAGCTCAAAAAACTGGAGCCGCTTTTTGAAATTCAGCGGGATTGGTCTGTTTTACCTGATGAAGATCAGTTTCTGATTGAAAAATCTTTTTCCCGTGAAGGATGCCACGTATTTTTCTTTCCATTTGAAGGGCGTTATGTGCATGAAGGAATGTCGGCCCTGATTGCCCACCGCCTCTCCAAGATGACTCCCATTACGTTTTCGATTGCCATGAATGATTACGGCTTCGAATTACTTTCCGATCAGGATATTCCCATCGAAGCAGCTTTGGAAAAGGACCTGTTTTCTGCAGATAACCTTGTGGAAGACATCATGGCCAGTATCAACAGCGCTGAGTTGGCCAAGCGCAGGTTCAGAGAAATTTGTCAGATAGCAGGCTTAGTATTTCAGGGGTTTCCGGGACAACCGAAAACCAACAAACATCTTCAAATGTCGAGCAGCCTCTTTTTTGATGTGTTTATGGAACACGAACCTGATCATTTGCTCATTCAACAGGCTTTTGATGAAGTGATGAGTATTCAGCTTGATGAGGTAAGGCTACGCAAAGCCCTGAAAAAGATTTCCGAACAGACAATTGTTTTCAATCTTACCGAGCGATTTACTCCTTATGCTTTTCCTATTATGGTAGACCGCCTTAGAGAAAAGCTTAGCTCCGAGAAACTGACGGACCGCATCAAAAAAATGCAGCTGCAATTAGAAAAACATGTGAAATGAGTTTCAAGAACGCACAACAGTTTAAACTTAAAAACCAAACATTAAAGCTGCTCCCGCAAAAAGCCTTGTTCTGGAAAGACCAAAAAATGCTCGTGGTGTCCGATGTACATCTCGGGAAATCAGGCCATTTCCGTAAACATGGAATCGCGGTACCAAACTCTGTTAATGAGTCCAACATCACCCGATTAAATGAACTTGTTGAGAAGACCCAGCCTGAAAAAATACTCTTCCTCGGCGACTTATTTCACAGTGAATCGAACAACGAAATCGAGCAATTCAAAGAATGGAGGCAGGCCCATGCGGCTACGGAAATGATACTTACTATCGGAAACCATGACCTCTTAACCGGTTTTGAATATGAAAAGATGGGGTTGAATTGTGTGAACCAATTTCACGCTACTCCATTTACTTTCCTCCACGATGAATCCGAAAACCGGGGCTCGAACTCCTATTGCATATCCGGGCATATTCATCCGGCCGTTAAGCTCAAAGGGAAAGGACGGCAACAGCTTTATGTACCCTGCTTTTACTTTGGCAAACAAGCTGCCTTACTCCCGGCCTTTGGAAGTTTTACCGGCAGTTACAGAATAAATCCCGCACAGAATGAATCTGTTTTTGCGATTGTTGAGCAGGAGATAATACAAATATCCGTCAATTCTTAGCCTTGACTAAAAATGTGTTACAAGCAAATTTTGCCTTTTATTTTCCTTTTTTTGGGAGCCTTTTTTCTCATTTCCCCCGAAATGTTACACGCACAAAACAGTACTTTTGACGCTCAATTTCACGCACAAAAATCATATGATCTGCAAAAAAAAGGAATGATTTTTCTTGGAAGTTGGGCAACTTTGAACATTTTATCCGGCTCAACAGGGTATTTTCTGAGCGAGAAATCAACTAAATATTTTCATCAAATGAATGCCGGGTGGAATCTTGTAAACGCGGGAATTGCCGGCTTTGCTCTTTATAATATTTCCCAAATGGATGTAGCCTCCCTCAGCTATACTCAGTCTCTAAATGAACTTCAGAAACTGGACAAGTTCTTGCTCTTAAACACCGGGTTAGATGTGGGGTATATGGCAACCGGAGCCTGGCTATGGGAACGGGGTATACGAAAGAAGTCCTCCCGACTTAAAGGGTATGGGAAATCATTGATCGTACAAGGAGGATTTTTGCTTGCCTTCGACCTGGTGCTATACTTTCTGCACAGTCCCATCACTTCAGATCTGATGCAGTTAACGGAAAGCATCAATGTAACGACCTCGGGATTTAGAATTAATTTCTAAACCTATTGATTGGATTTACGCTTATAACAGTGGTGTAGCCGGCTTAGAATTCGGTGCTTGCGCGTACGCACGTTGGCGTTAGAGAGGTCGAACTCCTGAACGGCATCATCAGTGCTGGCATCGGGTTTATCCATGAAATACTCGATAAATTCACGCGATTTTTTACGAAGCTCGCTCAGGCATTCTTCCAATATGCGCTGCCGTTCTTTATCCAAAAGATTCTTGAACTGCTCTTCGGACTCATATACTTCATTAAAAGCCTCATCGTCGTAATTAAACTTGTGCTGCCGCTTTACATAGCGAAGATACTCGTGCCGGCAGGCTTTGATCAGGTAACTGAAAATATATTTACTGTTCTTGATGTTGTTTTTTCGGACCTGTTCAAACACATCCAGGAAAGCCTGCTGCACACATTCTT is part of the Gracilimonas sediminicola genome and harbors:
- a CDS encoding ligase-associated DNA damage response DEXH box helicase — its product is MSKGKQIIEHWFEARGWNIFPFQQEVWDAFLDGKKGLLNAPTGSGKTFALFMPNLIKWIDEHPEQYRKKDKNGLKVLWITPLRALAKDIQKALQSSVDEIGIPWEIGRRTGDVPQSVKQKQNRKMPEVLITTPESVHILLAQKNYERHFKNLDTVIVDEWHELLGSKRGIQTELGLSRLKGLRPELQVWGISATIGNLDEAQDVLMGPNHEEAVIIKANVPKNIEAISVLPDEMENFPWYGHLGLKLLPKILPIIDESRSTLIFTNTRAQSEIWFQNLLEARPDLAGAIAIHHGSLDRKVRDWVEASLHEGILKAVVCTSSLDLGVDFSPVETVIQIGSPKGVARFMQRAGRSGHQPGSTSRIYFVPTHALELVEAAALKSAIHSDEMESREPILKPYDALIQYLVTLAVSDGFYPDEIFTEVKDTFAYQTLSEKEWKDILLFITVGGKSLSRYNEYSKVEIDEDGLYKVTSRKIARRHRMSIGTIASDAMLRVKYMSGKSLGAVEEWFIAQLNVGDTFWFAGRNLELIKMKDMTVYVRRAKGTSSKVPSYMGGRMSLSSNMTHILRKKMHQAVAGGYDDVELKKLEPLFEIQRDWSVLPDEDQFLIEKSFSREGCHVFFFPFEGRYVHEGMSALIAHRLSKMTPITFSIAMNDYGFELLSDQDIPIEAALEKDLFSADNLVEDIMASINSAELAKRRFREICQIAGLVFQGFPGQPKTNKHLQMSSSLFFDVFMEHEPDHLLIQQAFDEVMSIQLDEVRLRKALKKISEQTIVFNLTERFTPYAFPIMVDRLREKLSSEKLTDRIKKMQLQLEKHVK
- the pdeM gene encoding ligase-associated DNA damage response endonuclease PdeM encodes the protein MSFKNAQQFKLKNQTLKLLPQKALFWKDQKMLVVSDVHLGKSGHFRKHGIAVPNSVNESNITRLNELVEKTQPEKILFLGDLFHSESNNEIEQFKEWRQAHAATEMILTIGNHDLLTGFEYEKMGLNCVNQFHATPFTFLHDESENRGSNSYCISGHIHPAVKLKGKGRQQLYVPCFYFGKQAALLPAFGSFTGSYRINPAQNESVFAIVEQEIIQISVNS
- a CDS encoding DUF6992 family protein, whose product is MIFLGSWATLNILSGSTGYFLSEKSTKYFHQMNAGWNLVNAGIAGFALYNISQMDVASLSYTQSLNELQKLDKFLLLNTGLDVGYMATGAWLWERGIRKKSSRLKGYGKSLIVQGGFLLAFDLVLYFLHSPITSDLMQLTESINVTTSGFRINF
- a CDS encoding RNA polymerase sigma factor, producing MAQLRVDYSELVEALQKGNDEKASELLSEVIPRLEDYLQVVMSAEANAAKECVQQAFLDVFEQVRKNNIKNSKYIFSYLIKACRHEYLRYVKRQHKFNYDDEAFNEVYESEEQFKNLLDKERQRILEECLSELRKKSREFIEYFMDKPDASTDDAVQEFDLSNANVRTRKHRILSRLHHCYKRKSNQ